The following proteins are co-located in the Polystyrenella longa genome:
- a CDS encoding lipopolysaccharide biosynthesis protein, protein MEPVNTTDPVLVSPAPDRSWRRYAPTQLRQMVANQDTLKSLMSLFDQGLVSGTNFLTMVIIGRSCLAEELGVFHLLMTVILMSFLFQDALTSAPYRIYLRKKTQPEQETYSGSLFVHQLFVCGIVMAVLVGIYFASLSGILLPSIQSPLLPLFLLAPFILAREFLRRVSFAHLQFEIAILIDVLVTGFQLVALGTLAYLDLLTIPLAYTVIGCACLVSVIVWFVMNPVKRTYKRERFLKDWQENWSFARWSVGSLMVANMPGVLLLPWMLALKEGEQSIGILAACFTIIGVANVFLNGVENLLGPRSAHALHEGGKTELRNVIYRATVLMGVSMSIFTLALMFGGQWIALTLYGRDYAEFGDLMGWIIFALSLHVLAGAIGMSPGNGLWALERPNENFFASFMVMVVTFAVSIFLVYIVELGPLGIAIGTACGTTSGTIMRWVYFVRAYAEAPSSIESPVLAT, encoded by the coding sequence ATGGAACCTGTTAATACAACTGATCCTGTATTGGTTAGTCCCGCCCCGGACCGATCGTGGAGACGATACGCCCCTACGCAACTGCGGCAAATGGTGGCGAACCAAGACACTCTCAAAAGCCTGATGAGTCTGTTTGATCAGGGATTAGTCAGCGGAACCAATTTCCTGACCATGGTAATTATTGGTCGTAGTTGTCTCGCCGAAGAACTAGGTGTATTCCATCTGTTAATGACCGTCATTCTGATGTCATTCTTATTTCAGGATGCACTCACTTCGGCTCCTTACCGAATTTACCTGCGTAAGAAGACACAACCTGAACAGGAAACCTATTCCGGTTCTCTCTTTGTACATCAACTGTTCGTCTGCGGAATCGTCATGGCGGTTCTGGTGGGTATCTACTTCGCCAGTCTTTCTGGAATACTTCTGCCAAGTATTCAGTCGCCTCTTCTGCCGCTGTTTCTGCTGGCTCCATTCATACTTGCACGGGAGTTTCTCCGTCGAGTTTCATTCGCTCATTTACAGTTCGAGATCGCGATATTGATCGACGTCCTGGTCACTGGCTTTCAGCTGGTCGCACTGGGAACACTCGCGTATCTGGATCTCTTAACGATTCCTCTCGCCTATACCGTCATCGGTTGTGCCTGTCTGGTTTCGGTGATCGTCTGGTTTGTGATGAATCCCGTGAAACGAACCTACAAGCGGGAACGATTTTTGAAAGACTGGCAGGAAAACTGGAGTTTCGCCCGCTGGAGTGTTGGCAGCCTGATGGTGGCGAACATGCCTGGCGTGTTACTCCTCCCTTGGATGCTGGCACTCAAAGAAGGCGAACAATCCATTGGTATTCTGGCTGCCTGCTTCACGATTATTGGTGTCGCGAACGTCTTCCTGAATGGCGTCGAAAATTTACTCGGACCACGAAGTGCCCACGCATTGCACGAAGGTGGAAAAACCGAGCTAAGAAATGTGATTTATCGAGCCACAGTCTTGATGGGTGTCAGTATGTCGATTTTCACGCTGGCCCTCATGTTTGGTGGACAATGGATTGCATTGACCCTCTATGGTCGTGATTACGCCGAATTCGGTGATCTGATGGGATGGATTATCTTTGCCCTCAGCCTGCATGTCCTCGCGGGAGCGATCGGAATGTCACCCGGAAATGGGTTATGGGCATTGGAGCGACCGAACGAAAACTTCTTTGCCTCATTTATGGTGATGGTAGTTACCTTCGCCGTTTCTATATTTCTTGTTTACATCGTCGAACTTGGCCCACTCGGGATCGCCATCGGAACGGCTTGTGGCACTACTTCAGGGACAATCATGCGTTGGGTTTACTTTGTTCGTGCCTACGCAGAAGCCCCCTCCTCTATTGAATCGCCAGTACTGGCTACATAA
- a CDS encoding GNAT family N-acetyltransferase, with translation MIRTPDTPNSEVSIGGQDLRELATLQHYAGREELYLYDDEIEYRICGPDELTPTEMKRWGEIQEQNPDLDSPFFRPEYTKLVSAVRKDMDVVIIIVRGKSVGFFPFHRDPYNIGRPVGYPLNDFQGLVIEKGVEINEMELLEAASLKTWKFDHGLAVQQELLRNSYSQCGSAFLDLSGGFEAYKEERKKNGSSLIKQVSRKGRNLARDFGPLRFVPHTDDPNVFNTLIEWKQEQYLRTNKTNTFKFNWPKQLLELILHQQQETFRGRLSALYAGDELVAIDLGVQSFGVLNSWFPAYDRKFNSYSPGHVLLLEMAMSCEELGITRIDLGKGDEAYKSRYASGMVRLTEGSFETNLLSREWQKQWYRTRDWARTSAFGDLVRYPVRFLKPIRERLHYGQQE, from the coding sequence ATGATCCGTACACCCGATACGCCTAATTCTGAAGTTTCCATCGGCGGACAAGATCTCAGAGAACTCGCCACGTTGCAGCACTACGCAGGCCGCGAAGAGTTATATCTGTATGACGATGAAATTGAATATCGCATTTGCGGCCCGGATGAACTGACGCCCACGGAAATGAAACGCTGGGGCGAAATCCAGGAACAGAACCCGGACCTCGACAGCCCATTCTTCCGGCCCGAATACACCAAACTCGTCTCTGCTGTTCGCAAAGACATGGATGTCGTCATCATCATAGTTCGAGGTAAATCCGTCGGTTTCTTCCCGTTCCATCGCGATCCTTACAACATCGGACGTCCCGTCGGATATCCACTCAATGACTTTCAGGGACTCGTGATCGAAAAAGGGGTTGAAATCAACGAGATGGAACTGCTCGAAGCGGCATCCCTGAAAACATGGAAATTCGATCACGGACTCGCCGTTCAGCAAGAACTACTTCGAAACAGCTATAGTCAATGCGGTTCAGCTTTCCTCGATCTCTCTGGAGGGTTTGAAGCTTATAAAGAGGAACGCAAAAAGAATGGTTCGTCGTTAATCAAGCAAGTCTCGCGGAAAGGAAGAAATCTGGCACGTGACTTTGGACCGCTCCGATTCGTTCCTCACACCGACGATCCAAACGTATTTAATACCTTGATCGAATGGAAACAGGAACAATACCTGCGAACGAATAAAACAAACACGTTCAAGTTTAACTGGCCGAAGCAACTACTCGAACTCATTCTGCACCAGCAACAAGAGACATTCCGTGGCCGGTTATCGGCTCTCTACGCCGGTGATGAACTGGTCGCGATTGATCTTGGCGTGCAGTCGTTCGGCGTTCTGAATTCCTGGTTCCCTGCTTACGATCGCAAATTCAATTCTTATTCCCCCGGTCATGTACTACTACTTGAAATGGCCATGTCTTGTGAGGAACTCGGTATTACCCGGATCGATCTCGGTAAGGGAGATGAAGCTTACAAATCCCGGTACGCTTCTGGCATGGTTCGATTGACGGAAGGAAGTTTTGAAACCAACCTCCTTTCGAGAGAATGGCAAAAACAATGGTATCGCACGCGTGATTGGGCCCGGACCTCCGCATTTGGCGACCTGGTCCGATACCCAGTCCGATTTTTGAAACCAATACGAGAACGGCTTCATTACGGACAGCAGGAGTAA
- a CDS encoding GNAT family N-acetyltransferase, producing the protein MQFQLVSIEELTDSLRQTWLEWVRSDLQYMSPYFHPDFAFNMAQVRDDVRLILFCEEDEVVGILPIHLKEGNSAAPIGDTMSDYHGVISGKPLKFDLRQLLRETSINSFYFDHLLAAQTSFEPYSWEQSTSPYMDLSNGFEAYEKQCKQGGTSFYKNLLRNERKMLREVGEPRIVEFSDDETVMDRLLELKSQQYERTRQLDLTQIKWMTDSIRQIWKFRSDDFSGILSVLYVDDKLLAMHFGIKTRDALHWWFPTYEPEYRRYSPGLLLLLHLARSQDLGLKYIDLGKGPEEYKTKMNTGETKLFEGGIDQRTIRRWLYQNIHHTRKWVHNTPAAQSPLKVYKEVRSAFRKIKTC; encoded by the coding sequence ATGCAATTCCAACTTGTGTCGATCGAAGAATTGACAGACTCACTGCGTCAGACCTGGCTCGAATGGGTCCGATCTGATCTTCAATATATGAGTCCGTACTTTCATCCCGACTTTGCATTCAATATGGCACAGGTCCGAGACGACGTTCGTTTGATTCTGTTTTGCGAAGAGGACGAAGTCGTCGGTATCCTGCCAATTCATCTCAAAGAAGGAAACAGTGCAGCCCCCATCGGCGATACGATGTCGGATTATCACGGAGTCATCTCAGGGAAGCCATTGAAGTTTGATCTGCGACAGTTGTTAAGAGAGACCTCAATCAACTCATTCTACTTCGATCACTTGCTCGCCGCTCAGACTTCGTTCGAACCCTACAGTTGGGAGCAGTCTACTTCTCCTTACATGGATCTTTCCAACGGCTTTGAGGCGTATGAAAAGCAATGTAAACAGGGGGGAACCTCTTTCTACAAGAACCTGCTCCGCAACGAACGAAAAATGCTCCGAGAAGTAGGCGAACCACGCATCGTAGAATTCAGCGATGACGAAACGGTGATGGATCGTTTGCTGGAATTAAAGTCACAGCAGTATGAGCGAACACGGCAACTCGATCTGACTCAGATTAAGTGGATGACTGACTCAATACGGCAGATTTGGAAATTTCGTAGCGACGACTTTTCCGGAATCCTTTCCGTCCTTTATGTCGATGACAAGCTACTCGCAATGCATTTTGGGATAAAGACTCGCGATGCACTCCACTGGTGGTTTCCCACCTATGAGCCAGAATATCGTCGATATTCTCCTGGCCTTTTACTGCTCTTGCATCTAGCACGTTCGCAGGATCTGGGACTCAAGTACATCGATCTTGGTAAAGGACCGGAGGAGTACAAAACGAAGATGAACACCGGGGAAACCAAACTGTTCGAAGGTGGCATTGATCAACGGACGATTCGGCGCTGGCTTTATCAGAACATTCATCATACTCGGAAATGGGTGCATAATACGCCTGCCGCCCAAAGCCCATTAAAGGTCTACAAAGAAGTTCGGTCCGCTTTCCGTAAAATTAAAACGTGTTAA
- a CDS encoding polysaccharide deacetylase family protein, with product MSWAPTNHRQKILPDLNASKLGLECLAFSGYEDICDRIHDYVENHNNTGWKQRVKKGLDEFILRGCKPISRYYNSNDPGAFGILMYHRVSPKIAGIEEPTWNVTPDQMEKQLKGLIQLGFTPVPLSEAVQHHQLGLDLPHNAFVVTFDDGYANNFTQAFPVLERLGVPATIFLATAYLGEDVPFPSDDWSQTGKADPDTWRPLTLEEAHQLNSSDLIELGSHTHTHDDFRGRPRELQQDVELSLSFMKREFDILHPTFAFPFGVRRFGFSSDDLIKAVKQTRVRCSLSTESQLAHLHQSPYYWGRFTATQADDAERLAVKLSGWYSRVKNGMRRLARR from the coding sequence ATGAGCTGGGCACCTACGAACCACCGCCAAAAAATACTCCCTGATTTAAATGCATCGAAGCTTGGGCTCGAATGTCTCGCATTCTCTGGATACGAAGACATCTGTGACCGGATCCATGATTACGTTGAGAACCATAACAATACCGGTTGGAAGCAACGCGTTAAGAAGGGACTCGATGAGTTCATTCTTCGTGGCTGCAAGCCGATCTCTCGATATTATAACTCTAATGATCCGGGCGCCTTTGGCATCCTAATGTACCATCGCGTCTCACCGAAGATAGCAGGGATTGAGGAACCGACTTGGAACGTGACTCCGGACCAAATGGAAAAGCAGTTGAAAGGATTAATACAACTCGGTTTTACTCCGGTCCCTCTTTCAGAAGCGGTTCAGCATCATCAACTCGGCCTGGATTTGCCACACAACGCTTTCGTCGTTACGTTCGATGATGGTTACGCGAATAATTTCACCCAGGCCTTCCCTGTCCTGGAAAGACTGGGGGTTCCCGCCACCATTTTTCTGGCTACCGCTTATCTCGGGGAAGACGTCCCTTTCCCAAGCGACGATTGGTCACAAACAGGAAAAGCCGATCCGGATACATGGCGTCCTCTCACTTTGGAAGAAGCTCATCAGCTGAACTCAAGTGACCTTATTGAACTGGGAAGCCATACCCATACCCACGACGACTTTCGGGGGCGTCCCCGGGAACTGCAACAGGACGTCGAACTTTCCCTCAGTTTTATGAAACGGGAATTCGACATCCTCCATCCTACATTTGCATTTCCATTCGGTGTTCGCCGATTCGGATTCTCCAGTGATGACTTGATTAAGGCCGTAAAACAAACGCGTGTTCGTTGCAGCCTGTCCACAGAAAGCCAATTGGCCCATCTGCATCAATCCCCCTACTACTGGGGAAGGTTCACTGCCACGCAAGCTGACGATGCTGAGCGACTCGCTGTGAAATTGAGTGGCTGGTATTCACGAGTCAAAAACGGGATGCGCAGACTTGCTCGTCGCTAG
- a CDS encoding sugar transferase translates to MILGKITNWLSSYLASNCDFYRYIQPADRFHEIVDRERKRADRGKYSFALIVFWVKEPENRQTIFHRLNFVLEKRLRATDVAGFVGRNRVGLLLSDASLKVGQQVAEQIFEMCGQDAPSCFDIYEYPMNYHDQVFSDRDTPEDSRPDLLEDESDLEYPVNDLYQPDKEKADRPEKEKALSDSTQFYKQVNFETTPAIAENHNHECDTQKPELKNLMFQRVMPLWKRAIDVVGSGLGLLLVSPILVATAIAMKATSKGPIFFTQMRAGIAGRPFKMYKFRTMVIDAEEQKAKLRHLSEQDGPAFKLKHDPRIIPIGRFLRKSCIDELPQLWNVFKGDMSLVGPRPLPIEEAAQIEGWQNRRLDVTPGLTCIWQVEGKSAVTFTEWMRMDIRYIRARNFAQDITLVFKTIIAVVLHRASH, encoded by the coding sequence ATGATACTCGGAAAAATAACTAACTGGTTATCGTCCTATCTCGCATCTAATTGCGACTTTTACCGGTACATCCAGCCTGCGGACCGTTTTCACGAAATCGTTGACCGGGAACGAAAACGAGCCGATCGGGGAAAATACAGCTTCGCATTGATCGTCTTCTGGGTCAAAGAACCTGAGAATCGTCAGACCATCTTTCATCGACTCAATTTCGTTCTGGAAAAACGACTTCGCGCCACCGACGTCGCCGGTTTCGTAGGACGTAACCGGGTTGGCCTGTTACTGAGCGACGCCTCCCTAAAAGTGGGACAACAAGTCGCAGAGCAGATCTTCGAGATGTGCGGTCAGGATGCCCCCAGTTGTTTCGACATTTACGAATACCCGATGAATTATCATGACCAGGTTTTCTCAGACAGAGATACTCCTGAAGACTCCCGTCCTGATCTTCTTGAGGATGAATCTGATCTGGAATATCCGGTAAACGATCTTTACCAGCCCGACAAAGAAAAGGCAGATCGTCCCGAAAAAGAAAAGGCGCTCAGTGATAGCACCCAGTTTTATAAACAGGTTAATTTCGAAACAACGCCTGCCATCGCCGAAAATCATAATCACGAATGCGACACTCAGAAACCCGAGTTAAAGAACCTGATGTTCCAGCGGGTGATGCCGCTTTGGAAACGAGCAATTGATGTCGTGGGTTCAGGATTGGGATTACTGCTTGTTTCTCCAATTCTGGTTGCGACCGCAATCGCGATGAAAGCAACTTCCAAAGGTCCTATCTTCTTCACGCAGATGCGGGCTGGTATCGCTGGTCGCCCTTTTAAGATGTACAAGTTTCGAACGATGGTCATCGACGCCGAAGAGCAAAAGGCAAAACTACGACATCTTTCAGAACAAGATGGTCCTGCATTCAAACTGAAACATGATCCCCGCATCATCCCCATTGGACGATTCTTAAGAAAATCATGTATTGATGAACTTCCGCAGCTCTGGAACGTATTCAAAGGGGATATGTCCCTGGTCGGCCCTCGCCCGTTGCCCATCGAAGAAGCAGCTCAGATTGAAGGCTGGCAGAATCGACGACTCGATGTCACCCCCGGCCTGACCTGCATCTGGCAAGTGGAAGGTAAGTCAGCCGTGACCTTTACTGAGTGGATGCGAATGGACATTCGATACATCCGTGCCCGCAACTTCGCACAGGATATTACTCTCGTTTTCAAAACAATTATTGCCGTCGTCCTGCACCGGGCGTCGCACTAA
- a CDS encoding O-antigen ligase family protein: protein MNTAQNTFIPNPSESTNRNRGLVVFLTFLLGIIFFYKDHNLFLSLNEFWTGWEEGENLASGGNMLKGLALSSFWFIGMYLLFLRPGGARFRFDKSLAFLMVFYVGWCSLTVLWSEARGMTIRQLAVLYFLVTFGVGMARHLRIRDIALIAFCIFGSYALIGLLVELGLGTFRPWRDGYRFAGTAHPNAQGACLCVFGLAGICLLKSGIRRRKLVLFSLIFGIGLLILTKSRTSTGGFLFGVSALWFVQSSRKFKLCSFLGISWLLLVGMLGLLFVDINPVQDLEEVVLMGRGEESEALTGRLPIWIEMTNYINQRFWTGYGYQSFWHPDKIEVLSDELNWTFRESHSSFVDGMLTIGFIGTVTLFLIAFKGFLDSRRLYSATQDPGYAFVISLLAFGLINAFMESGMIASSLDTLLLGSCLARIAFWERSAPAARSLFSNMNVNTMLDNLIPPAEPELAQKGGHS from the coding sequence ATGAACACAGCACAAAATACATTTATCCCGAATCCCAGCGAATCCACAAACCGCAATCGAGGCTTGGTGGTGTTTCTTACATTCCTACTGGGAATCATCTTTTTCTACAAAGACCACAACCTGTTTCTCTCATTGAACGAGTTCTGGACAGGGTGGGAAGAGGGAGAGAACCTCGCTTCCGGTGGAAACATGCTGAAAGGCCTGGCCCTCAGCAGTTTCTGGTTCATCGGAATGTATCTCCTATTTCTACGACCAGGTGGCGCACGATTCCGATTTGACAAGTCGCTCGCGTTCCTGATGGTATTTTATGTCGGTTGGTGTTCACTCACCGTCCTCTGGTCAGAAGCACGCGGAATGACCATACGGCAATTGGCCGTGCTGTATTTTCTCGTAACCTTCGGTGTCGGCATGGCTCGACATTTAAGAATCCGAGATATCGCCCTCATCGCTTTCTGTATCTTTGGCAGCTATGCCCTGATTGGCCTGCTGGTAGAGCTTGGCCTTGGTACGTTTCGCCCCTGGCGAGATGGATACCGGTTCGCCGGAACAGCCCACCCTAACGCTCAAGGAGCCTGTCTCTGTGTGTTTGGACTGGCTGGAATCTGCTTACTAAAGAGTGGTATCCGACGCCGCAAACTCGTTTTGTTCTCCTTGATTTTTGGAATCGGATTATTGATCCTCACCAAGTCCCGTACCTCCACCGGTGGGTTTCTCTTTGGTGTCTCGGCGCTATGGTTTGTCCAATCAAGCCGCAAGTTCAAACTCTGTTCTTTTCTAGGAATCAGTTGGCTTCTTCTAGTTGGAATGTTGGGCCTATTGTTCGTTGATATTAATCCTGTGCAAGACCTCGAAGAAGTCGTGCTGATGGGACGAGGTGAAGAATCCGAAGCTCTCACCGGTCGACTTCCGATCTGGATCGAGATGACGAACTACATTAACCAACGGTTCTGGACCGGTTATGGCTATCAGTCCTTCTGGCACCCGGACAAGATTGAAGTTCTCTCAGACGAACTTAACTGGACATTTCGTGAATCGCACTCTTCTTTCGTCGATGGCATGTTGACGATTGGATTTATTGGAACGGTCACTCTGTTTCTCATTGCGTTCAAAGGATTTCTGGATTCCCGACGACTCTACTCTGCGACACAGGATCCAGGGTATGCGTTTGTCATTTCACTTCTCGCTTTCGGCCTGATCAACGCGTTTATGGAATCCGGCATGATAGCCTCCTCACTTGACACACTTTTGCTGGGCAGCTGCCTGGCACGAATTGCGTTCTGGGAACGATCGGCCCCGGCAGCCCGATCACTGTTTTCAAACATGAATGTAAATACCATGCTCGACAACCTGATCCCTCCGGCAGAGCCTGAATTGGCTCAGAAAGGAGGACACTCATGA
- a CDS encoding GumC family protein: MNTEVTQSESLPILQYLLIGGKAVVSHWRTVLVVFIATFVLAQAIAMTLPRKYASDAKLFVKVGKESIGLDPTATTGSTISMYESREAEIRSLMEIITSRAVLERVVDKIGPEAVLGSLPSQNAHEKAITHLSEAISVERGTKSSVISMHIKESSPEQAQKLLTVFLEQFRELHIQANSTEGSYDFFVKQSQLIQEKYDVANKTLQNAKNSLGITSLLEKGKVLEAQETELQKDRQVTEATLATAEAEIRGYKQALTEVPERMKTLQRDHPNISMDPTIKLRDELLIQRQELLNKFTENHPRIKSLDDKIVEADKVLNESQAQRPELNEDNNPTYLRLMEKLKTSEATAIGLRARQARLETQFEELDAEQKKLNAHEGEIASLTKYTDVLLEKLYSYNSKKEEARINQELGNQDISNVNVFQAPTYVTKPVSPRKSLILILSFLLSLLNALMIPLLMEYTQFTGFLPEISLKDYSSRLAKTT, translated from the coding sequence ATGAACACAGAAGTAACTCAATCCGAATCTCTGCCCATTCTGCAGTATCTGCTGATCGGTGGAAAAGCAGTTGTTTCTCATTGGCGAACCGTTCTAGTTGTCTTTATAGCAACCTTCGTTCTAGCCCAGGCGATCGCGATGACGTTGCCGCGTAAATATGCGTCAGACGCCAAGTTATTCGTCAAAGTCGGTAAAGAGAGTATTGGTCTCGATCCAACCGCCACGACTGGTTCGACGATTTCCATGTATGAATCTCGCGAAGCCGAGATCCGTTCATTAATGGAAATCATTACCAGCCGCGCTGTTCTGGAGCGAGTGGTCGACAAGATCGGACCAGAAGCGGTACTGGGTTCGCTGCCTTCACAGAATGCTCACGAAAAAGCCATCACCCATCTCTCCGAAGCGATCTCCGTAGAACGCGGAACCAAATCGAGCGTGATCTCGATGCACATCAAAGAGTCCTCTCCTGAGCAGGCTCAGAAACTCCTCACCGTCTTTCTGGAACAGTTCCGTGAACTCCATATTCAAGCGAACAGCACAGAAGGGTCGTACGACTTTTTCGTCAAACAAAGTCAGTTGATCCAGGAGAAGTACGACGTTGCCAATAAAACACTGCAGAACGCCAAGAACTCATTAGGGATTACCTCTTTGCTCGAAAAAGGCAAGGTGCTGGAAGCTCAGGAAACAGAACTGCAAAAAGACCGCCAAGTCACTGAAGCGACGCTCGCTACAGCAGAAGCCGAGATTCGTGGATACAAGCAGGCGTTAACCGAAGTCCCCGAACGAATGAAAACTCTCCAGCGTGATCATCCAAATATCTCTATGGACCCTACGATCAAGTTGCGAGATGAATTACTGATTCAACGTCAGGAACTTCTGAATAAGTTCACGGAGAATCATCCTCGAATAAAGTCTCTGGATGACAAGATCGTCGAAGCGGACAAAGTTCTCAATGAATCGCAGGCTCAACGGCCGGAACTGAACGAAGACAATAACCCGACCTACTTGCGACTTATGGAAAAATTAAAAACTAGTGAAGCCACCGCAATCGGACTACGAGCGCGACAGGCCCGTCTGGAGACACAGTTTGAAGAATTGGACGCCGAACAGAAAAAACTGAACGCCCACGAAGGTGAAATTGCGAGCCTCACGAAATACACCGATGTCCTGTTGGAAAAATTGTATTCGTACAACAGCAAAAAAGAAGAAGCTCGAATTAATCAGGAATTGGGCAACCAGGATATTTCCAACGTGAATGTTTTTCAGGCACCAACTTATGTCACTAAGCCTGTGAGTCCTCGGAAATCCTTAATACTGATCCTGAGCTTTCTACTCTCCCTGTTGAACGCCCTGATGATTCCATTGCTAATGGAATACACACAGTTCACAGGCTTTTTGCCAGAGATTTCTCTGAAAGACTACAGCAGTAGACTTGCTAAAACGACCTGA
- a CDS encoding adenylate/guanylate cyclase domain-containing protein: MFELITESLEPHQKDHFTLIPGESYVIGRDIAADIVIDWDPAISRQHVCIDVSTDHIQIERHTSATNPIYYEGRDTAHCQLSSGGIFVIGSTRFLILQKSAETGETDVPPFQEMAFDQQELKQIRFRDADKRLEVLANLSEVIRASRTETDLNSRLVNLILAGVPYAEAVAIVELSPQGEVKINHWIRRHETEGSFRPSTRLIIDALSQKKRSILHMWEKRGEPDIGYTNVAEFDWAFCTPVEWEQGPVWGLYLAGQKEYQLATGLPQGQLSIDASQLKADVKFVEIVSQILNSVQRTTRLERQQAGFRQFFAPPILAALGDNPNTDLLEPRECDVTVLFCDLRGFSQRAEESSGDLIGLLDRVSKALGVMTYQILEHGGVTGDFQGDAALGFWGWPFASPTSVKQACLAALAIRNEFDRIQSHKDHPLAQFQMGIGIAHGRAVAGKIGTTEQVKVTVFGPVVNLASRLEGMTKIMRVPILVDETIARLVRLQVPATEARVRKLGRVLPYGFEKPLVVSELLPPTTVEGTLTDEQLSDYEAGVEKFQEGDWETAYQLLHGMPATDRAQDFLNLIIAQNNRTAPNNWEGFIPMERK; the protein is encoded by the coding sequence TTGTTTGAACTGATTACGGAAAGCCTGGAACCACATCAGAAGGATCACTTCACATTGATTCCTGGTGAGAGCTACGTTATCGGCAGGGATATCGCGGCGGATATCGTGATTGACTGGGACCCGGCTATCTCGCGTCAGCACGTTTGCATTGATGTGTCAACCGATCATATTCAAATCGAGCGTCACACGTCGGCAACCAATCCGATTTATTATGAAGGTAGGGATACGGCTCATTGCCAATTAAGTTCGGGCGGCATTTTTGTGATCGGCTCAACCCGATTTTTGATTCTCCAGAAATCAGCAGAGACTGGTGAGACCGACGTCCCCCCCTTTCAGGAGATGGCATTCGATCAACAGGAATTGAAACAGATTCGCTTTCGAGATGCGGATAAACGACTCGAAGTCTTGGCTAATCTTTCCGAAGTCATTCGAGCAAGTCGCACTGAGACCGACCTGAACAGTCGACTCGTCAACCTGATACTCGCAGGCGTTCCCTATGCGGAAGCAGTCGCGATTGTCGAACTATCTCCGCAGGGTGAAGTCAAAATCAATCATTGGATTCGCCGTCATGAAACAGAAGGGAGTTTTCGCCCAAGTACTCGATTGATCATCGATGCCCTCTCTCAGAAAAAACGATCCATTCTACATATGTGGGAAAAAAGGGGGGAACCGGATATTGGGTACACCAATGTGGCCGAATTCGACTGGGCCTTCTGCACCCCCGTGGAATGGGAACAGGGACCGGTCTGGGGATTGTACCTGGCGGGTCAGAAAGAATATCAGCTTGCCACCGGATTGCCACAAGGCCAGTTATCAATTGATGCATCTCAATTGAAAGCCGATGTTAAGTTCGTCGAAATCGTTTCCCAGATTCTGAATTCCGTCCAACGAACAACCCGATTAGAACGCCAACAAGCTGGCTTCCGACAATTCTTCGCTCCGCCAATTCTGGCGGCCCTTGGGGATAACCCAAACACGGATCTGTTGGAACCGCGTGAATGTGATGTCACTGTTTTATTCTGCGACTTGCGAGGTTTCAGCCAACGTGCAGAAGAATCGTCTGGCGACTTAATCGGCCTACTCGACCGGGTCAGCAAAGCCCTGGGAGTCATGACTTACCAGATTCTTGAACATGGTGGGGTCACGGGAGATTTCCAGGGAGACGCCGCCCTCGGGTTCTGGGGTTGGCCTTTCGCCTCACCAACATCCGTCAAGCAGGCCTGTCTGGCAGCACTCGCCATTCGCAATGAGTTCGATCGCATCCAGTCTCATAAGGATCATCCTCTCGCCCAGTTCCAAATGGGAATCGGGATTGCCCACGGTCGAGCAGTGGCTGGAAAGATTGGAACGACAGAGCAGGTGAAGGTGACCGTCTTTGGCCCAGTCGTCAACTTGGCAAGCCGACTGGAAGGGATGACGAAAATCATGCGAGTTCCGATTCTCGTGGATGAGACGATTGCCCGATTAGTGCGACTTCAAGTTCCTGCAACTGAAGCCCGGGTTCGTAAACTGGGACGGGTTCTTCCCTACGGGTTCGAGAAACCGCTCGTTGTCAGTGAATTATTGCCCCCTACAACAGTCGAAGGAACATTGACTGACGAACAGCTCTCTGATTACGAAGCGGGTGTCGAAAAGTTCCAGGAAGGTGACTGGGAAACGGCCTATCAGCTTCTGCATGGTATGCCCGCGACCGACCGCGCTCAAGACTTTCTCAATCTGATCATTGCTCAAAACAATCGAACCGCACCAAACAACTGGGAAGGTTTCATTCCGATGGAGCGAAAGTAG